A genome region from Halichondria panicea chromosome 15, odHalPani1.1, whole genome shotgun sequence includes the following:
- the LOC135348431 gene encoding uncharacterized protein LOC135348431 isoform X1 → MMCFKLLPFLCMVCAVVGDYELRVRVHSYLNADSRCATCTRSLVNPIYGCCDNQTNTGVCSGDELCDTFFIYCLRSLGEMGIRCPVNNVTAFFSRNTDMLLDIGDTVLGSENPFLYSGPIWTGFQFYLMAKDSGMPDGVGVGSKDIDSFAIDLNIDGGQRLEPQVFQGRFGIAEIELSFDLICTDSYSLPNCMSCDPGTSDLCTQRGTAPPTALIAPPTLHTPTHPPPSDGAVVGGILGAITIVALIAIATVALIVAYKILTRRLTDYDLEGTVKFLGPPTPVAPLTLRPPTIVTPLGDNPVYAATETRPNGIISVAIAMDVAIDDEREFDNPLYGDNGVDGLMNKGAGTLTDSDYSTPYTQYTMSTSLPNQ, encoded by the exons ATGATGTGTTTCAAGCTACTGCCATTTCTCTGCATG GTGTGTGCTGTGGTGGGTGACTATGAGCTGAGGGTCAGGGTACACTCTTATCTGAATGCAGACAGTAGATGTGCCACTTGTACTCGTTCCCTCGTCAACCCCATATATGGTTGCTGTGACAACCAGACCAACACTGGAGTGTGCAGCGGAGATGAGCTGTGTGATACTTTCTTCATATACTGTCTGAGGTCATTGGGAGAGATGGGAATACGATGTCCAGTTAATAATGTCACAGCGTTCTTTAGTCGCAATACTGACATGTTACTGGATATTGGGGACACTGTACTAGGGAGTGAGAACCCATTCTTATACTCTGGACCTATCTGGACG GGTTTTCAGTTTTACCTGATGGCTAAAGACAGTGGTATGCCAGATGGAGTGGGAGTTGGTAGTAAAGATATTGATTCCTTTGCTATTGATCTAAACATTGATGGTGGTCAGAGGCTAGAGCCACAAGTGTTCCAAGGAAGGTTTGGGATTGCTGAGATTGAGCTGAGCTTTGATTTGATCTGTACGGACAGTTACAGCCTCCCTAactgcatgtcatgtgacccCGGGACCTCTGACCTTTGCACTCAGAGAGGGACAG CCCCTCCCACAGCTCTCATAGCCCCTCCCACActccacacgcccacacaccctccacctaGTGACGGTGCTGTGGTGGGAGGTATACTAGGAGCTATCACTATTGTCGCTCTGATTGCCATAGCAACCGTGGCTCTAATCGTAGCCTATAAGATACTGACGAGGAGATTAACAGATTACG ATCTAGAAGGTACCGTCAAGTTCCTGGGACCCCCCACACCTGTTGCCCCCCTGACCCTGAGACCCCCCACCATTGTTACCCCCCTCGGAGATAACCCAGTGTATGCTGCCACTGAGACACGACCTAATGGAATCATCTCTGTTGCTATTGCTATGGACGTTGCTATAGACGATGAGAGAGAGTTTGACAACCCGCTGTATGGTGATAATGGCGTTGATGGACTAATGAACAAGGGGGCGGGAACACTCACTGACTCTGATTATagcacaccatacacacagtacactatgAGCACATCCCTGCCAAACCAATag
- the LOC135348431 gene encoding uncharacterized protein LOC135348431 isoform X2, which produces MMCFKLLPFLCMVCAVVGDYELRVRVHSYLNADSRCATCTRSLVNPIYGCCDNQTNTGVCSGDELCDTFFIYCLRSLGEMGIRCPVNNVTAFFSRNTDMLLDIGDTVLGSENPFLYSGPIWTGFQFYLMAKDSGMPDGVGVGSKDIDSFAIDLNIDGGQRLEPQVFQGRFGIAEIELSFDLICTDSYSLPNCMSCDPGTSDLCTQRGTALIAPPTLHTPTHPPPSDGAVVGGILGAITIVALIAIATVALIVAYKILTRRLTDYDLEGTVKFLGPPTPVAPLTLRPPTIVTPLGDNPVYAATETRPNGIISVAIAMDVAIDDEREFDNPLYGDNGVDGLMNKGAGTLTDSDYSTPYTQYTMSTSLPNQ; this is translated from the exons ATGATGTGTTTCAAGCTACTGCCATTTCTCTGCATG GTGTGTGCTGTGGTGGGTGACTATGAGCTGAGGGTCAGGGTACACTCTTATCTGAATGCAGACAGTAGATGTGCCACTTGTACTCGTTCCCTCGTCAACCCCATATATGGTTGCTGTGACAACCAGACCAACACTGGAGTGTGCAGCGGAGATGAGCTGTGTGATACTTTCTTCATATACTGTCTGAGGTCATTGGGAGAGATGGGAATACGATGTCCAGTTAATAATGTCACAGCGTTCTTTAGTCGCAATACTGACATGTTACTGGATATTGGGGACACTGTACTAGGGAGTGAGAACCCATTCTTATACTCTGGACCTATCTGGACG GGTTTTCAGTTTTACCTGATGGCTAAAGACAGTGGTATGCCAGATGGAGTGGGAGTTGGTAGTAAAGATATTGATTCCTTTGCTATTGATCTAAACATTGATGGTGGTCAGAGGCTAGAGCCACAAGTGTTCCAAGGAAGGTTTGGGATTGCTGAGATTGAGCTGAGCTTTGATTTGATCTGTACGGACAGTTACAGCCTCCCTAactgcatgtcatgtgacccCGGGACCTCTGACCTTTGCACTCAGAGAGGGACAG CTCTCATAGCCCCTCCCACActccacacgcccacacaccctccacctaGTGACGGTGCTGTGGTGGGAGGTATACTAGGAGCTATCACTATTGTCGCTCTGATTGCCATAGCAACCGTGGCTCTAATCGTAGCCTATAAGATACTGACGAGGAGATTAACAGATTACG ATCTAGAAGGTACCGTCAAGTTCCTGGGACCCCCCACACCTGTTGCCCCCCTGACCCTGAGACCCCCCACCATTGTTACCCCCCTCGGAGATAACCCAGTGTATGCTGCCACTGAGACACGACCTAATGGAATCATCTCTGTTGCTATTGCTATGGACGTTGCTATAGACGATGAGAGAGAGTTTGACAACCCGCTGTATGGTGATAATGGCGTTGATGGACTAATGAACAAGGGGGCGGGAACACTCACTGACTCTGATTATagcacaccatacacacagtacactatgAGCACATCCCTGCCAAACCAATag
- the LOC135348431 gene encoding uncharacterized protein LOC135348431 isoform X3, which yields MMCFKLLPFLCMVCAVVGDYELRVRVHSYLNADSRCATCTRSLVNPIYGCCDNQTNTGVCSGDELCDTFFIYCLRSLGEMGIRCPVNNVTAFFSRNTDMLLDIGDTVLGSENPFLYSGPIWTGFQFYLMAKDSGMPDGVGVGSKDIDSFAIDLNIDGGQRLEPQVFQGRFGIAEIELSFDLICTDSYSLPNCMSCDPGTSDLCTQRGTAPPTALIAPPTLHTPTHPPPSDGAVVGGILGAITIVALIAIATVALIVAYKILTRRLTDYDLEGTVKFLGPPTPVAPLGDNPVYAATETRPNGIISVAIAMDVAIDDEREFDNPLYGDNGVDGLMNKGAGTLTDSDYSTPYTQYTMSTSLPNQ from the exons ATGATGTGTTTCAAGCTACTGCCATTTCTCTGCATG GTGTGTGCTGTGGTGGGTGACTATGAGCTGAGGGTCAGGGTACACTCTTATCTGAATGCAGACAGTAGATGTGCCACTTGTACTCGTTCCCTCGTCAACCCCATATATGGTTGCTGTGACAACCAGACCAACACTGGAGTGTGCAGCGGAGATGAGCTGTGTGATACTTTCTTCATATACTGTCTGAGGTCATTGGGAGAGATGGGAATACGATGTCCAGTTAATAATGTCACAGCGTTCTTTAGTCGCAATACTGACATGTTACTGGATATTGGGGACACTGTACTAGGGAGTGAGAACCCATTCTTATACTCTGGACCTATCTGGACG GGTTTTCAGTTTTACCTGATGGCTAAAGACAGTGGTATGCCAGATGGAGTGGGAGTTGGTAGTAAAGATATTGATTCCTTTGCTATTGATCTAAACATTGATGGTGGTCAGAGGCTAGAGCCACAAGTGTTCCAAGGAAGGTTTGGGATTGCTGAGATTGAGCTGAGCTTTGATTTGATCTGTACGGACAGTTACAGCCTCCCTAactgcatgtcatgtgacccCGGGACCTCTGACCTTTGCACTCAGAGAGGGACAG CCCCTCCCACAGCTCTCATAGCCCCTCCCACActccacacgcccacacaccctccacctaGTGACGGTGCTGTGGTGGGAGGTATACTAGGAGCTATCACTATTGTCGCTCTGATTGCCATAGCAACCGTGGCTCTAATCGTAGCCTATAAGATACTGACGAGGAGATTAACAGATTACG ATCTAGAAGGTACCGTCAAGTTCCTGGGACCCCCCACACCTGTTGCCCCCCT CGGAGATAACCCAGTGTATGCTGCCACTGAGACACGACCTAATGGAATCATCTCTGTTGCTATTGCTATGGACGTTGCTATAGACGATGAGAGAGAGTTTGACAACCCGCTGTATGGTGATAATGGCGTTGATGGACTAATGAACAAGGGGGCGGGAACACTCACTGACTCTGATTATagcacaccatacacacagtacactatgAGCACATCCCTGCCAAACCAATag
- the LOC135349235 gene encoding uncharacterized protein LOC135349235 encodes MRFLVVCMSCLCVWLGKLSVLVSADYVVQVEMLSYIHPSNTRSDGQCCDPDNGLPCSRSSERCETFFIYCLMPRASTAVVCPNTAPGFLAISPRTAQNGATVDFSQPTVLGLPNPLNLTGLTTSWEGAHQLYIQVGDFDDYLPPSVIFDSIARYRFDLSLSVGMTTTGSSSTGPSISVSITVLCAPFYSGNSCDILNHCESNAVTCSDRGTCVNGFNSSTCNCDPPYAGANCESQNFCFNRNCNDRGTCNNDVDSYSCVCEAGYTGADCEVDIDECLLMERVCSDHGNCSQGIATFTCSCDPGYTGQRCETDIDDCVILNCSGQGNCTDRVNGFDCDCFPGYTDTICQTDIDECDGINCSGNGGCVDMVNMFLCDCEPGYTGADCETNIDDCENRNCSGNGVCVDGVNSFSCECVSGFTGEMCTQEARSDGATAAIAGGVVGGLVGVVLVAVIAVLIVIILKNKKSSQYVSGGGTDIPCQNNVVYGVCEMNTAQPQTNTLPTATPTSNDIPCQNNVVYGVCEMAQPNTLTTAPSPSSESLQEYDYPLCNVSEPLPPSVDESVDEKLMISVNVSYATIGEREDGLRHTSGIYDDVSMRQLSVLVFADYVVQVEMLSYSHPSNTRSVDRCCDSEPGNGPCSGGERCDTFFIYCLMPRASTAVVCPNTAPGFFAISPRTAQNGATIDFSEPTVLGLPNPFNLTGLTTSWEGAHQLYIQVNDFDGYPPLTFDNIAMYRLDPSLSVGLPTTLPTSPSASPSISVSLTVLCAPFYSGSSCEIFNHCESNAVTCSDRGTCVNGFTSSTCDCDPRYAGANCESQNFCFNRNCNDRGTCNNGVDSYTCVCEAGYTGADCEGDIDECLLMESVCSGHGNCSHGIATFTCSCDPGYTGQRCETDIDDCVILNCSGQGNCTDRVNGFDCDCFPGYTDTICQTDIDECDGINCSGNGGCVDMVNMFLCDCEPGYTGADCETDIDDCENRNCSGNGVCVDGVNSFSCECVSGFTGEMCSITAAPAALGSALIGGVVGGLLVMLILVLLLVVVVVCVWRRAHDQGKTSQDTHSQGDTISYIPGDNPVYGITENRTNRTNSITSETAEFDNPIYGSQGSLNDAELINPIYGDADFEDVLYTAVSDYVTPVAPVYDYVQNSVQNKLSVVHLQLCVHGDYDIIVRIYNYTNPTNTGQRRGPSNCCDGSRQAGVCSTTNRRCDNIFTFCVKTLDDSADGTSSCMSDLMTSQINRDDAPIDFTGSTWLGLDNPLRLTGITTAWQGAQVYIEVHDNDGTFPIQLVDRWREHPNITAGAALSPPFNYPGIHGYGNLNMSFRVECGQYYYGVLCETLDECLSEPIDCNQGSCVDGEGSGTCACNHGYTGQFCETEIDECADVDCSGSGVCVDGPGSFLCNCTPGYTGELCETEINECEGLNINCNENEQCMDELNSYSCVCEPGYTGADCETDIDDCENRNCSGNGVCVDGVNSFSCECVSGFTGGMCTQEARSDGATAAIAGGVVGGLVGIVLTAVLVVVIVIFIILKNKQDSSKYNFGGGGTVDNDNNMDNPVYGVCETKPQPNTLPTGPPSSSLQEHEFDNPLYDMSEPLPPVYESVDERLTSSSYATIAEREDGLGHTSDIYDDVNMRQ; translated from the exons ATGAGATTCCTTGTGGTGTGTATGAGCTGCCTGTGTGTATGGCTGGGGAAG CTCAGTGTACTGGTGTCAGCAGACTATGTGGTACAAGTGGAGATGCTCTCCTACATTCATCCATCCAACACACGCTCTGATGGTCAATGTTGTGATCCAGACAATGGTTTACCATGTAGCAGATCAAGCGAGCGCTGTGAAACCTTCTTTATCTACTGCCTGATGCCACGTGCCAGTACTGCTGTAGTGTGTCCCAATACTGCTCCCGGATTTCTTGCAATCAGTCCCAGGACTGCTCAAAATGGGGCAACCGTTGATTTCTCACAACCTACTGTACTAGGACTTCCTAATCCATTAAATCTGACTGGACTAACAACATCCTGGGAG GGAGCTCATCAGCTTTACATTCAAGTGGGTGATTTTGATGACTATCTTCCACCATCAGTAATTTTTGATAGTATTGCAAGGTATCGATTTGATCTGAGTCTCTCAGTGGGAATGACAACCACAGGGTCATCAAGTACTGGGCCTTCCATCTCTGTTAGTATTACTGTGTTATGTGCTCCATTCTACTCTGGAAACAGTTGTGATATATTGAATCATTGTGAGTCCAATGCtgtcacatgcagtgacagAGGAACGTGTGTGAATGGATTTAATAGTTCCACTTGCAACTGTGACCCTCCCTACGCTGGTGCAAACTGTGAGAGTCAGAACTTTTGCTTCAACAGAAATTGCAATGACAGAGGAACGTGTAATAATGACGTTGATTCCTACTCTTGTGTCTGTGAGGCTGGCTAcactggtgctgattgtgaggtggatattgatgagtgcttGCTAATGGAGAGGGTGTGCAGTGACCATGGTAACTGCTCTCAAGGAATAGCCACCTTCACCTGCTCATGTGatcctggctacactggaCAGAGATGTGAGACtgacattgatgattgtgtgaTCCTAAACTGCAGTGGACAAGGAAACTGTACTGACAGAGTTAACGGCTTTGATTGTGATTGTTTCCCTGGTTACACTGATACCATTTGCCAGACTGACATTGATGAATGTGATGGAATAaactgcagtggaaatggtggTTGTGTTGACATGGTGAACATGTTCCTGTGTGACTGTGAACCTGGCTAcactggtgctgattgtgagactaacattgatgattgtgagaataggaactgcagtggaaatggtgtgtgtgtggatggtgtcaACTCCTTcagttgtgagtgtgtgtctgGCTTCACTGGAGAGATGTGCACACAAG AGGCTAGATCAGATGGTGCAACAGCTGCTATAGCTGGTGGTGTGGTGGGGGGACTAGTGGGCGTTGTACTGGTTGCTGTCATAGCTGTTCTCATAGTGATTATCCTCAAAAATAAGAAGTCATCACAATACG TTAGTGGAGGAGGAACAGACATACCATGTCAGAACAACgtggtgtatggtgtgtgtgagatgAACACAGCTCAACCTCAAACCAACACCCTCCCTactgccacacccacctccaACGACATACCATGTCAGAACAACGTGGTGTACGGTGTGTGTGAGATGGCTCAACCCAACACCCTCACTACTGCCCCATCCCCCTCCTCTGAGTCTCTACAAGAGTATGACTACCCACTGTGTAATGTGTCGGAGCCCCTCCCCCCGAGTGTGGATGAGAGTGTGGATGAGAAACTCATGATTAGTGTGAATGTTAGCTATGCCACCATTGGTGAGCGTGAGGATGGACTGAGACACACTAGTGGTATCTATGATGATGTCAGCATGAGGCAA CTCAGTGTGCTGGTGTTTGCAGACTATGTGGTACAAGTGGAGATGCTCTCCTATAGTCATCCATCCAACACACGCTCTGTTGATCGATGTTGTGATTCTGAACCAGGCAATGGACCATGTAGTGGAGGGGAGCGTTGTGACACCTTTTTTATCTACTGCCTGATGCCACGTGCCAGTACTGCTGTAGTGTGTCCCAATACTGCTCCCGGATTTTTTGCAATCAGTCCCAGGACTGCTCAAAATGGGGCAACCATTGATTTCTCAGAACCTACTGTACTAGGACTCCCTAATCCATTCAATCTGACTGGACTAACAACATCCTGGGAG GGAGCTCATCAGCTTTACATACAAGTGAATGATTTTGATGGCTATCCACCATTAACTTTTGATAACATAGCAATGTATCGACTTGATCCGAGTCTCTCAGTGGGATTGCCAACCACACTACCTACCTCACCAAGTGCCAGTCCTTCCATCTCTGTTAGTCTTACTGTGTTATGTGCTCCATTCTACTCTGGAAGCAGTTGTGAGATATTCAATCATTGTGAGTCCAATGCtgtcacatgcagtgacagAGGAACGTGTGTGAATGGATTTACTAGTTCCACTTGCGACTGTGACCCTCGCTACGCTGGTGCAAACTGTGAGAGTCAAAACTTTTGCTTCAACAGAAATTGCAATGACAGAGGAACATGTAATAATGGCGTTGATTCCTacacctgtgtctgtgaggctggctacactggtgctgattgtgagggtgatattgatgagtgcttGCTAATGGAGAGTGTGTGCAGTGGCCATGGTAACTGCTCTCATGGAATAGCCACCTTCACCTGCTCATGTGatcctggctacactggaCAGAGATGTGAGACtgacattgatgattgtgtgaTCCTAAACTGCAGTGGACAAGGAAACTGTACTGACAGAGTTAACGGCTTTGATTGTGATTGTTTCCCTGGTTACACTGACACCATTTGCCAGACTGACATTGATGAATGTGATGGTATAaactgcagtggaaatggtggTTGTGTTGACATGGTGAACATGTTCCTGTGTGACTGTGAACCTGGCTAcactggtgctgattgtgagactgacattgatgattgtgagaataggaactgcagtggaaatggtgtgtgtgtggatggtgtcaACTCCTTcagttgtgagtgtgtgtctgGCTTCACTGGAGAGATGTGCAGCATCACTGCAG CTCCTGCAGCGTTGGGTAGTGCTCTAATAGGAGGAGTGGTGGGGGGTCTCCTAGTGATGCTGATACTCGTGCTCCTgttagtggtggtggtggtgtgtgtgtggaggagagcTCATGATCAGGGGAAGACCAGTCAAGACACTCACTCGCAAG GAGACACCATTTCCTATATCCCTGGAGACAACCCAGTGTATGGGATTACTGAGAACAGGACTAATAGAACAAATAGCATCACTTCAGAAACTGCAGAGTTTGACAACCCCATATATGGCAGCCAGGGATCACTCAATGATGCAGAACTGATCAATCCAATTTATGGAGATGCAGATTTTGAGGACGTACTTTATACTGCAGTATCAGACTATGTGACTCCAGTAGCACCTGTGTATGACTATGTGCAGAATAGTGTTCAGAACAAACTCAGTGTTGTACAT CTgcagctgtgtgtgcatggagaCTATGATATCATTGTGAGGATCTACAACTACACCAACCCTACCAACACTGGTCAAAGACGTGGTCCCAGCAACTGCTGTGATGGTAGTCGCCAAGCTGGTGTGTGCAGTACTACTAATCGAAGATGTGACAACATATTCACATTCTGTGTGAAGACACTGGATGACTCAGCTGATGGAACCAGCTCTTGCATGAGTGATCTGATGACCTCACAGATCAACAGGGATGATGCTCCCATTGACTTCACTGGGTCCACCTGGCTGGGATTAGACAACCCCCTCAGGCTGACTGGCATCACCACAGCATGGCAG GGTGCTCAGGTCTACATAGAAGTCCATGATAACGATGGTACTTTTCCCATTCAACTGGTTGATCGCTGGAGAGAGCATCCCAACATTACTGCTGGTGCTGCCCTTAGCCCACCATTCAACTACCCTGGAATACATGGCTATGGTAACCTCAACATGAGCTTCAGAGTGGAGTGTGGCCAGTATTACTATGGAGTGTTGTGTGAGACTCTCGATGAATGTCTGTCAGAGCCTATAGACTGTAACCAAGGCAGCTGTGTGGACGGTGAGGGATCAGGAACCTGTGCTTGTAACCATGGATACACTGGACAGTTTTGTGAGACAGAGATTGACGAGTGTGCTGATGTAGACTGCAGtgggagtggtgtgtgtgtggatggtcCCGGTAGCTTCCTCTGTAACTGTACTCCAGGCTATACTGGAGAGCTTTGTGAGACAGAGATCAATGAATGTGAAGGTTTGAACATTAACTGCAACGAGAATGAACAGTGTATGGATGAGTTGAACTCTTACTCCTGTGTCTGTGAACCTGGCTAcactggtgctgattgtgagactgacattgatgattgtgagaataggaactgcagtggaaatggtgtgtgtgtggatggtgtcaACTCCTTcagttgtgagtgtgtgtctgGCTTCACTGGAGGGATGTGCACACAAG AGGCTAGATCAGATGGTGCAACAGCTGCTATAGCTGGTGGTGTGGTGGGGGGACTAGTGGGCATTGTACTGACTGCAGTGCTAGTGGTGGTCATTGTCATATTCATTATCCTCAAGAACAAGCAAGATTCATCTAAATACAACT TTGGTGGAGGAGGAACAGTTGATAATGACAATAATATGGACAACCCAGTGTACGGTGTGTGTGAGACCAAGCCTCAACCCAACACCCTCCCTACTGGCCCACCCTCCTCCTCGCTACAAGAGCATGAGTTTGACAACCCTCTGTACGATATGTCAGAGCCCCTCCCCCCGGTGTATGAGAGTGTGGATGAGAGACTCACGAGTAGTAGCTATGCAACCATTGCTGAGCGTGAGGATGGACTGGGACACACTAGTGATATCTATGATGATGTCAACATGAGGCAATGA